A DNA window from Allokutzneria albata contains the following coding sequences:
- the fusA gene encoding elongation factor G gives MRTNQPLTTIRNLGILAHVDAGKTTLTERVLYATGTTHKRGEVHDGTTVTDFDPQERDRGITIFAAAVSCAWDGHQINLIDTPGHVDFSDEVERSLRVLDGAIAVFDAVAGVEPQSESVWRQADRHGVPRFAFVNKMDRVGADLDAAVESIRERLHPAPMVVQLPIGQENEFRGVVDLIRMRALLWADDGGAEEGPVPDALLDEARRRRRVLEEAVAERHSAALEEFCAQQEVSASTLAAALRELTHSGEGLVVLCGSAYRNRGIEPLLAAVIAYLPSPVDVPPVRGVWADEEQERPADPAVPFSALAFKVVVAPTGRLTFLRVYSGTIQKGAEVFDAGTGKPERISRILRVRADRHTEVERAVAGDIVAVVGPKNARAGASLCARSAPVLFEPPVVADPVVSVAIETRSAVDTDRLATALLRATDEDPSLVVRTDSETGQTLLSGLGELHLEVAVEKIRRGHGVEISVGRPRVAYRETVLSGVSGLEYKHVKQDGGSGQFARIVLDVEPTDEEEFVFQSAVVGGAVPREFVRAVEAGCRDALSEGPLGGHPVTGVHVTLTDGSTHVKDSSEMAFRTAGRLGLREALRASTMALLEPVSEVAVTVPEDAMGSVLGDLAMRRGQVSASATRSGTVTITASVPLAELFGYSDRLRSRTHGRGGFTAKAAGFALAPR, from the coding sequence ATGCGTACCAACCAACCTCTGACCACCATCCGCAACCTCGGCATCCTCGCGCACGTCGACGCCGGCAAGACCACGCTCACCGAACGCGTCCTGTACGCGACGGGCACCACGCACAAGCGCGGCGAGGTGCACGACGGGACGACGGTCACCGACTTCGACCCGCAGGAGCGCGATCGCGGCATCACGATCTTCGCCGCGGCGGTGAGCTGCGCGTGGGACGGTCATCAGATCAACCTGATCGACACCCCCGGGCACGTCGACTTCTCCGACGAGGTGGAGCGGTCGCTGCGCGTGCTGGACGGCGCGATCGCGGTCTTCGACGCCGTGGCCGGCGTGGAGCCGCAGAGCGAATCCGTGTGGCGCCAAGCCGATCGGCACGGTGTGCCGAGGTTCGCCTTCGTCAACAAGATGGATCGCGTCGGCGCCGACCTGGACGCGGCCGTGGAGTCGATCCGCGAACGGCTGCACCCCGCGCCGATGGTGGTCCAACTGCCGATCGGTCAGGAGAACGAGTTCCGCGGTGTCGTCGACCTGATCCGGATGCGCGCGCTGCTGTGGGCAGATGACGGCGGTGCCGAGGAGGGCCCGGTTCCGGACGCCCTGCTCGACGAGGCTCGGCGTCGGCGTCGCGTACTCGAAGAGGCTGTGGCGGAACGGCATTCGGCGGCGTTGGAGGAGTTCTGCGCGCAGCAGGAGGTTTCCGCGTCGACGTTGGCCGCGGCGCTGCGCGAGCTGACCCACAGCGGTGAGGGTCTGGTCGTGCTGTGCGGTTCGGCCTACCGCAACCGCGGGATCGAGCCCTTGCTGGCCGCCGTCATCGCGTACCTGCCGTCCCCTGTGGACGTTCCGCCGGTGCGCGGTGTCTGGGCCGACGAGGAGCAGGAGCGTCCCGCCGATCCGGCGGTTCCGTTCTCCGCCTTGGCTTTCAAGGTGGTCGTGGCGCCGACGGGACGGCTGACGTTCCTGCGCGTGTACTCCGGGACGATCCAGAAGGGAGCGGAGGTGTTCGACGCCGGCACGGGCAAACCCGAGCGGATCTCGCGCATCCTCCGGGTCCGGGCCGACCGGCACACGGAGGTGGAGCGCGCCGTGGCCGGCGACATCGTCGCGGTGGTCGGCCCCAAGAACGCGCGTGCTGGAGCGAGCCTCTGCGCGCGTTCGGCGCCGGTGCTCTTCGAGCCCCCGGTGGTGGCTGATCCCGTTGTCTCCGTTGCGATCGAGACGCGTTCGGCTGTCGACACCGATCGGCTGGCGACGGCGTTGCTCCGCGCGACCGACGAGGACCCGTCACTGGTCGTGCGAACCGACTCCGAGACCGGTCAGACGCTGTTGTCCGGCTTGGGCGAGCTGCACCTTGAGGTCGCGGTGGAGAAGATCCGCCGCGGCCACGGGGTGGAGATCTCCGTCGGCCGTCCCCGGGTGGCCTACCGGGAGACGGTGCTGTCCGGGGTGTCAGGACTGGAGTACAAGCACGTGAAGCAGGACGGGGGTTCCGGCCAGTTCGCTCGCATCGTCCTGGACGTCGAGCCGACGGATGAGGAGGAGTTCGTGTTCCAGTCGGCCGTGGTCGGCGGCGCCGTGCCGCGCGAGTTCGTGCGTGCTGTCGAGGCCGGGTGCCGGGACGCGCTGTCGGAGGGGCCGCTCGGTGGTCATCCCGTCACCGGCGTGCACGTCACGCTCACCGACGGCTCGACGCACGTGAAGGACTCCTCGGAGATGGCGTTCCGGACCGCCGGTCGGCTCGGCCTCCGGGAAGCGTTGCGCGCCAGCACGATGGCGTTGCTGGAGCCGGTGTCCGAGGTCGCGGTCACCGTTCCGGAGGACGCCATGGGCAGCGTGCTGGGTGACCTGGCGATGCGGCGCGGCCAGGTGTCGGCGTCGGCGACGCGCTCGGGCACGGTGACGATCACCGCGTCGGTGCCGCTCGCCGAGCTGTTCGGCTACTCCGACCGCCTGCGCAGCCGGACCCACGGCCGGGGCGGCTTCACCGCCAAGGCCGCCGGTTTCGCGCTGGCGCCCCGGTGA
- a CDS encoding NAD-binding protein: MPLFLTRLFARFALLSSWLTPVVVIVFVFVSSWPLMALAEPADSEIVQPANYWWYFVVTAATVGYGDLYPKTGFGHVVGAYVIVGGIAALTTVFTKLTSVLERSRGRRMQGTNTTTATEHVVVLGYAPGRTDRIVAQLLAEGDHRVVLCAWDDVATHPMPAQDVDFVRGDLTEEDVLRRAGVHRAQAVLIDARDDNEALSIAVGVNHLTTTAHVVVALRDMDRAALLHYVDVNIHCVPWHTPRMITEELTSPGIAEVYADLMTHGGANTYSLRLPESLGAVSFERCQTVLGRQHSALVLAVRDSDGTLVVNPRWSSQVPTGAMLYYVCARKLTNHEVVEALR; this comes from the coding sequence GTGCCGCTGTTCCTGACCCGTCTGTTCGCGCGCTTCGCCCTGCTGAGCAGCTGGCTGACGCCCGTTGTCGTCATCGTGTTCGTCTTCGTGAGCAGCTGGCCGCTGATGGCGCTGGCCGAACCCGCGGACAGCGAGATCGTCCAGCCCGCCAACTACTGGTGGTACTTCGTGGTCACCGCCGCCACGGTCGGCTACGGCGACCTCTACCCGAAGACGGGCTTCGGGCACGTCGTCGGCGCGTACGTCATCGTCGGCGGGATCGCCGCGCTGACGACGGTCTTCACCAAGCTCACATCGGTGCTGGAGCGCTCGAGAGGACGCCGCATGCAGGGGACGAACACCACCACGGCCACCGAGCACGTCGTGGTGCTCGGATACGCACCGGGGCGCACCGACCGCATCGTCGCGCAGCTTCTCGCCGAAGGCGATCACCGGGTCGTGCTTTGCGCCTGGGACGACGTCGCCACCCATCCCATGCCGGCGCAGGACGTCGACTTCGTCCGCGGCGATCTGACTGAGGAGGACGTGCTGCGCCGAGCGGGAGTGCACCGCGCCCAGGCCGTGCTCATCGACGCCCGCGACGACAACGAGGCCCTGTCGATCGCGGTTGGGGTCAATCACCTGACCACCACGGCGCACGTTGTGGTCGCCCTGCGGGACATGGACCGCGCGGCGCTGCTGCACTACGTGGACGTCAACATCCACTGCGTTCCGTGGCACACCCCGCGCATGATCACCGAGGAACTCACGTCGCCCGGGATCGCAGAGGTCTACGCCGACCTGATGACCCACGGCGGGGCGAACACCTACTCCCTTCGGCTACCCGAATCCCTTGGCGCGGTGTCGTTCGAACGCTGCCAGACGGTGCTGGGCAGGCAGCACAGTGCGCTCGTGCTCGCCGTGCGCGACAGCGACGGGACACTGGTGGTCAACCCGCGCTGGAGTTCACAAGTGCCTACCGGCGCGATGCTGTACTACGTCTGCGCGCGCAAGCTGACCAACCACGAAGTCGTGGAAGCACTACGTTGA
- a CDS encoding peptidase inhibitor family I36 protein, which produces MSKPVLILSIAGVLAVGGSLLAAPAAEAAPDCAANRVCMWEDAGYSGSRYVNQKGASGTYDIDGWNGDNEISSLINRTSCKLTLYSADEPAASAFTWSVAAGRRVGNLKNLKDSKGNHANDGVQSFKLSC; this is translated from the coding sequence ATGTCCAAGCCCGTCCTGATCCTCAGCATCGCCGGAGTCCTCGCGGTCGGCGGCTCCCTGCTTGCCGCGCCCGCCGCCGAGGCCGCGCCGGACTGCGCCGCCAACCGCGTCTGCATGTGGGAGGACGCGGGGTACAGCGGTTCCCGCTACGTCAACCAGAAGGGCGCCTCGGGCACCTATGACATCGACGGCTGGAACGGCGACAACGAGATCAGCTCGCTGATCAACCGCACCTCCTGCAAGCTCACCCTCTACAGCGCGGACGAGCCCGCGGCCAGCGCGTTCACGTGGTCCGTCGCGGCCGGCCGGCGCGTCGGCAACCTGAAGAACCTCAAGGACAGCAAGGGCAACCACGCCAACGACGGCGTGCAGAGCTTCAAGCTCAGCTGCTAG
- a CDS encoding helix-turn-helix transcriptional regulator: protein MELAGVGLTSLVGRDELLGSLAASVRAGARLTSLSGPGGVGKTRLALALLGKVAGDFDLAAVVHLADLGPSEDAVTAVGQSIVSALGVTDHHSQRRPVEVLLERLRGQRVLLVLDNAEHLLDPVADVVIALLTGAPGLSVVTTTRHRLDLPPERVVAVPPVTIPDAGDPPERARDSQALSLLLERAGDVGFPAVAEGTAAWEALVELARWSGGLPLVIELIAAQMGALGPEKTLQRLDGGRLLTATARRAQPHHRTLTKALDISWDLCTPEQRLLWARLAVFSGGFDLEAAEEVCGGSSGDVLSLLADLVRHSVVVVTGDGRYQQLQPLREYGLRHLDAFGETDELRERHCRWVRGLVATAAAEWFGPDELTWLARIHREVPNIRAAVGWCVATRTPEAVETGLGIVTDVLRTRVQFFAALQNTTSAWLRDLLALPLAGNEPPEPTPTRMAAHAALGFTLIAIGDKDRGVSHLDQCRALAVQLGAESAPPLLFLEGSHRVLSLGDTSGLPLLRQARDGFRALGARGDAQMAGLILAVGAGLLGPADIADETSAECFEDAERSDAPWARTWALWTQGLPALTAPTYVLHECLPAQIAMGDRWGTTWTVEAGAWWRSRIGQPEDAARMLGGCVGLQERHGVGLGGLVPFQRQRKLAERRIIAAIGEAAFRAAYTDGTELTTEEVYELALRPVGARAATTGAELTTTERKVAALVANGLSNGQIAEELHVSKRTVETHIGRIFGKLHLVNRAQLAAWYLGRSADDPSA from the coding sequence GTGGAACTAGCTGGGGTAGGGCTGACCAGTCTGGTCGGCAGGGACGAACTGCTGGGGTCGCTGGCGGCTTCGGTGCGCGCGGGTGCGAGGTTGACGAGCCTGTCCGGGCCGGGCGGCGTCGGCAAGACGAGGCTCGCGTTGGCGCTGCTCGGCAAGGTGGCGGGCGACTTCGACCTGGCAGCCGTGGTGCACCTGGCCGATCTCGGCCCGAGCGAGGACGCGGTCACCGCCGTCGGGCAGTCGATCGTGTCCGCGCTGGGCGTCACCGACCACCACTCGCAGCGCCGCCCGGTGGAGGTGCTGCTCGAACGCCTCCGGGGGCAGCGGGTGCTGCTGGTCCTGGACAACGCCGAGCACCTGCTGGACCCGGTCGCCGACGTGGTGATCGCCCTGCTGACCGGGGCACCGGGGCTGAGCGTGGTGACGACGACGCGGCACCGGCTGGACCTACCGCCCGAGCGCGTGGTCGCCGTGCCGCCGGTGACGATCCCGGACGCGGGCGACCCACCGGAGCGAGCACGGGACAGCCAGGCGCTGTCGCTGCTGCTGGAGCGTGCGGGCGACGTGGGTTTCCCCGCGGTCGCCGAGGGCACCGCCGCGTGGGAGGCCCTCGTCGAGCTCGCGCGGTGGTCCGGCGGGCTGCCGCTGGTCATCGAGCTGATCGCGGCGCAGATGGGCGCGCTCGGGCCGGAGAAGACCCTGCAACGGCTGGACGGCGGCCGGCTGCTCACCGCGACCGCGCGCCGCGCTCAGCCGCACCACCGCACCCTCACCAAGGCGCTGGACATCTCCTGGGACCTGTGCACCCCGGAGCAGCGGCTGCTGTGGGCGCGGCTGGCGGTGTTCTCCGGCGGCTTCGACCTGGAGGCCGCCGAGGAGGTCTGCGGCGGGAGCAGCGGCGATGTGCTCTCGCTGCTGGCCGACCTGGTCAGGCACTCCGTCGTCGTGGTGACCGGCGACGGTCGCTACCAGCAGCTCCAGCCACTGCGCGAGTACGGGTTGCGCCACCTCGACGCCTTCGGCGAGACCGACGAGCTGCGGGAGCGGCACTGCCGCTGGGTGCGCGGGCTCGTCGCGACCGCCGCCGCCGAGTGGTTCGGGCCGGACGAGCTGACGTGGCTGGCGCGCATCCACCGCGAGGTGCCCAACATCCGCGCCGCCGTCGGCTGGTGCGTCGCCACGAGGACCCCGGAGGCGGTGGAGACCGGCCTGGGGATCGTGACCGACGTGCTGCGGACCCGGGTGCAGTTCTTCGCCGCCCTGCAGAACACCACCAGCGCGTGGCTGCGCGACCTGCTCGCGCTGCCCTTGGCCGGGAACGAGCCACCCGAGCCGACGCCGACCCGGATGGCGGCGCACGCGGCGCTCGGCTTCACCCTGATCGCGATCGGCGACAAGGACCGGGGCGTGTCCCATCTCGACCAGTGCCGGGCCCTGGCCGTGCAGCTCGGCGCGGAGTCCGCTCCCCCGCTGCTGTTCCTGGAGGGCAGCCACCGCGTACTGAGCCTCGGCGACACCTCCGGGCTGCCCCTGCTGCGCCAGGCCCGCGACGGCTTCCGCGCCCTGGGCGCACGCGGCGACGCCCAGATGGCCGGGCTGATCCTCGCCGTGGGCGCCGGTCTGCTCGGGCCCGCCGACATCGCCGACGAGACCTCGGCGGAGTGCTTCGAGGACGCTGAACGCAGCGACGCCCCCTGGGCCCGAACATGGGCCCTGTGGACCCAGGGGCTGCCCGCCCTGACCGCGCCCACCTACGTGCTGCACGAATGCCTTCCCGCCCAGATCGCGATGGGCGACCGGTGGGGCACCACGTGGACGGTCGAGGCCGGCGCGTGGTGGCGGTCCCGGATCGGCCAGCCCGAGGACGCAGCACGGATGCTCGGCGGCTGCGTGGGCCTTCAGGAACGGCACGGCGTCGGACTCGGCGGCCTCGTCCCCTTCCAACGGCAACGCAAGCTGGCCGAGCGGCGGATCATCGCCGCCATCGGCGAGGCCGCCTTCCGCGCCGCCTACACCGACGGAACAGAACTCACCACCGAAGAGGTCTACGAACTAGCACTACGCCCGGTCGGCGCCCGCGCAGCGACCACCGGGGCGGAGCTGACGACAACGGAGCGCAAAGTGGCCGCGCTGGTCGCCAACGGGCTCAGCAACGGGCAAATCGCAGAAGAGCTGCACGTGTCGAAGCGGACCGTGGAAACCCACATCGGCCGGATCTTCGGCAAGCTCCACCTCGTCAACCGCGCCCAGCTCGCCGCCTGGTACCTCGGCCGCTCCGCCGACGACCCGTCCGCATGA
- a CDS encoding FAD-binding protein, with protein sequence MTQQPLFWDPTSRDWTTEAGDGTVELPQVDGEFVFDGDALTEASRDLGRIVTRRPAAVLRPSNAEDVAKVVRFCHDHRIPVAPQGTGHMTQGQRLVEGGIAIDVTALNTVHECGPDKADVDGGVLWSDLVSALAGKGTRFSGGLTGYLPITVGGTLSAGGIGPGYRYGAQVDSVSRVQVVTGRGEVEWASETELPDLFDAVLGGIGQVGVITRAELKVAPLPATVRSWVLPYVEPAAAFRAMREVVARGQVDEIYCIIAPPGAVAPVPTFLVHLAHYDHGTGVPEGLLDGLDPQGPVQEEQLDYVAQVSKYSAVMDQWRTEDWDERHKPWFDVFLADEHIESFAAETFALMTEDDWSLPHGRGFVLVFPHRAGSFRRPRLRMPEQEPDGLIWLFDVLNASPIDPAPDFIEKMLERNKVWMDKVRSLGGKTYPIGGQRYGPDEWREHYGDTWDDVVRAKKLYDPARILTPGPGINAALP encoded by the coding sequence ATGACGCAGCAGCCCCTCTTCTGGGACCCCACCTCTCGTGACTGGACGACGGAGGCCGGGGACGGCACAGTCGAGCTACCCCAGGTCGACGGTGAGTTCGTCTTCGACGGCGACGCCCTGACAGAGGCCTCGCGCGATCTCGGCCGGATCGTCACCCGCCGTCCCGCCGCGGTGCTGCGGCCGAGCAACGCGGAGGACGTCGCGAAGGTCGTCAGGTTCTGCCACGACCACCGGATCCCGGTCGCTCCCCAGGGCACCGGGCACATGACGCAGGGCCAGCGGCTGGTCGAGGGCGGCATCGCCATCGACGTCACCGCGCTGAACACGGTGCACGAGTGCGGACCGGACAAGGCCGATGTGGACGGCGGAGTGCTCTGGTCGGACCTGGTCTCCGCGCTGGCGGGGAAGGGGACGCGGTTCTCGGGCGGGCTGACCGGCTACCTCCCGATCACCGTCGGCGGGACCCTCAGCGCGGGCGGCATCGGCCCGGGCTACCGCTACGGCGCGCAGGTCGACTCGGTCTCCCGGGTCCAGGTCGTCACCGGGCGGGGTGAGGTCGAGTGGGCCTCCGAGACCGAACTGCCCGACCTCTTCGACGCGGTGCTCGGCGGGATCGGCCAGGTCGGCGTGATCACCAGGGCCGAGCTGAAGGTCGCGCCGCTGCCCGCCACCGTGCGCTCCTGGGTGCTCCCCTACGTCGAGCCCGCCGCGGCGTTCCGCGCCATGCGGGAGGTGGTCGCCCGGGGCCAGGTGGACGAGATCTACTGCATCATCGCGCCCCCCGGCGCGGTCGCCCCGGTCCCGACGTTCCTGGTGCACCTCGCCCACTACGACCACGGGACCGGCGTGCCGGAGGGCCTGCTCGACGGCCTCGACCCGCAGGGGCCGGTGCAGGAGGAGCAGCTGGACTACGTCGCCCAGGTCTCGAAGTACTCGGCGGTGATGGACCAGTGGCGCACCGAGGACTGGGACGAGCGGCACAAGCCGTGGTTCGACGTCTTCCTCGCCGACGAGCACATCGAGAGCTTCGCCGCCGAGACGTTCGCCCTGATGACCGAGGACGACTGGTCGCTGCCGCACGGGAGGGGCTTCGTGCTGGTGTTCCCGCACCGCGCCGGGTCCTTCCGCCGCCCGCGCCTGCGGATGCCCGAGCAGGAGCCGGACGGCCTGATCTGGCTGTTCGACGTGCTCAACGCCTCGCCGATCGACCCCGCCCCCGACTTCATCGAGAAGATGCTGGAGCGCAACAAGGTCTGGATGGACAAGGTGCGCAGCCTCGGCGGCAAGACCTACCCGATCGGCGGCCAGCGGTACGGCCCGGACGAGTGGCGCGAGCACTACGGCGACACCTGGGACGACGTCGTGCGCGCCAAGAAGCTCTACGACCCGGCCCGCATCCTCACCCCCGGCCCCGGCATCAACGCCGCCCTGCCGTAG
- a CDS encoding 4-hydroxybenzoate 3-monooxygenase codes for MVDHTTVLIVGAGPAGLVLGNLLRARGIDTLIVERASREQVQVRARAGFLCPNSARVLTEHGLAAGMLHKGRSHGTCAFRAEDGEFELNYAQLGQGEVHTVYPQQDLVTDLITEYLDRGGELRFGVTVTGVDADTATITYRDANGAGEVTGRFVAGCDGGNGVTRTAVPATPARRHGRDHGITWLAVLAEAAQSMAAVTYAIHDDGFAGHMARSPQVTRYYLQVPPGDDPAAWTDERTWAALETRMRAAEFGPLRRGRITERRIVRLRSEVVDPIQYARLFLVGDAASLISPSAAKGANLAIMEAEVLAAALADALTRDDDRALAAYSRTCLPRIWRAQEFSHWMIDLLHGPAGAAPDAGYQRSLRRARLDSLRESHTHQNLFAERYLGL; via the coding sequence GTGGTCGATCACACGACCGTGCTCATCGTGGGCGCAGGACCTGCAGGACTGGTGTTGGGCAACCTGTTACGCGCCAGGGGGATCGACACCCTCATCGTCGAACGGGCCAGCCGGGAGCAGGTGCAGGTCCGGGCCAGGGCGGGATTCCTCTGCCCGAACAGCGCCAGGGTGCTGACCGAGCACGGGCTCGCCGCCGGGATGCTCCACAAAGGACGATCACACGGGACCTGCGCCTTCCGCGCGGAAGACGGCGAGTTCGAGCTGAACTACGCCCAGCTCGGCCAGGGTGAGGTGCACACGGTCTACCCGCAGCAGGACCTCGTCACCGACCTGATCACCGAATACCTCGACCGGGGCGGCGAACTGCGGTTCGGCGTCACCGTCACCGGCGTCGACGCCGACACCGCGACGATCACCTACCGCGACGCGAACGGAGCGGGGGAGGTCACCGGCCGGTTCGTCGCCGGGTGCGACGGCGGCAACGGCGTGACCCGCACGGCCGTCCCCGCCACCCCGGCGCGTCGCCACGGCCGCGACCACGGCATCACCTGGCTGGCCGTTCTCGCCGAGGCCGCGCAGAGCATGGCGGCGGTCACCTACGCCATCCACGACGACGGCTTCGCCGGGCACATGGCGCGCAGTCCCCAGGTGACGCGCTACTACCTCCAGGTTCCGCCCGGCGACGACCCGGCGGCCTGGACCGACGAGCGGACCTGGGCCGCACTGGAGACCCGCATGCGCGCCGCGGAGTTCGGGCCGCTGCGGCGGGGCCGGATCACCGAGCGGCGGATCGTGCGCCTGCGCTCCGAGGTCGTCGACCCCATCCAGTACGCCCGGCTGTTCCTCGTGGGCGACGCGGCCAGCCTGATCAGCCCGTCGGCCGCCAAGGGCGCCAACCTGGCGATCATGGAGGCCGAGGTGCTGGCAGCCGCCCTCGCCGACGCTCTCACCCGTGACGACGACCGGGCACTGGCCGCGTACTCGCGCACCTGCCTGCCGCGGATCTGGCGAGCGCAGGAGTTCTCGCACTGGATGATCGACCTCCTGCACGGCCCGGCGGGCGCCGCCCCGGACGCCGGATACCAGCGCTCCCTGCGTCGCGCCCGGCTCGACAGCCTGCGCGAGTCCCACACCCACCAGAACCTCTTCGCCGAGCGCTACCTCGGCCTCTGA
- a CDS encoding methyltransferase gives MTSIRIPVLAAADIARVTAAVALLGDNDTESVLAAAVPSLEEDDRAAVARHATFDHVALLIFPETFDGLPEELARHGVEVGAMTPSVVVRERLSSRYAVPTADLTVGILRAPVADRSGRQCALEIFAMVTPPELEHIAEDERRFGRENHIALAVRQPDAVLLRGLRETITAAMRPDGGGYNGYENSTVLYFRDRQHADPDFRRLELISSGRFPSLLATHQRESCSGTELLRLMTGAWATQAIAAAAELRLPDHLATNPDLPGLAAATGADQPSLARLVRYLTALGIVDTSGARHSLTDLGELLRSDTAESMRSLALMYGGPFYRSFAALTEAVRSGEESYAKVFGSHHFAHMAADPALAELFHQSMAASNAVFAGVTRGIDFSAARTVVDVAGGNGELLARILLANPALRGVLMDRPHALAAAESRLAEVADRVTLVPGDFTESVPNTGDVYLLSRVLHDWDDAQCRTILATCARNMPAHAELLVIERLLPESGDSGSLAIPWDIHMLCNTGGRERTESHYRALLADAGFELLDARPLPLDAHVMRARRLDNGAVGRVPEQRDTV, from the coding sequence ATGACATCGATCAGAATCCCCGTACTCGCCGCAGCCGACATCGCCCGCGTCACCGCGGCCGTGGCCCTCCTCGGCGACAACGACACCGAGTCGGTGCTCGCCGCGGCGGTGCCGTCGTTGGAGGAGGACGACCGCGCGGCCGTGGCGCGGCACGCCACCTTCGACCACGTCGCGCTGCTCATCTTCCCGGAGACCTTCGACGGGCTGCCCGAGGAACTGGCCCGGCACGGCGTCGAGGTCGGCGCGATGACCCCCAGCGTGGTCGTCCGCGAACGGTTGAGCAGCCGGTACGCCGTGCCCACGGCGGACCTGACGGTCGGCATCCTGCGCGCCCCGGTCGCCGACCGTTCCGGTCGGCAGTGCGCACTGGAGATCTTCGCCATGGTCACGCCACCGGAACTGGAGCACATCGCCGAGGACGAACGCCGGTTCGGCCGGGAGAACCACATCGCGCTGGCCGTGCGGCAGCCCGATGCGGTCCTGCTGCGCGGGCTGCGCGAGACGATCACCGCCGCGATGCGTCCGGACGGGGGCGGCTACAACGGCTACGAGAACTCCACCGTCCTCTACTTCCGCGACCGGCAGCACGCCGACCCGGACTTCCGCAGGCTGGAGCTGATCTCCTCGGGCAGGTTCCCGAGCTTGCTCGCCACCCACCAGCGCGAGTCGTGCTCCGGCACCGAACTGCTGCGCCTGATGACCGGCGCCTGGGCGACGCAGGCCATCGCGGCCGCCGCCGAACTGAGGCTGCCCGATCACCTCGCGACGAACCCCGACCTGCCCGGCCTCGCCGCGGCCACCGGCGCCGACCAGCCGAGCCTGGCCAGGCTGGTGCGCTACCTCACCGCGCTCGGCATCGTCGACACGTCGGGCGCGCGCCACAGCCTCACCGACCTCGGCGAACTGCTGCGGTCGGACACGGCCGAGTCGATGCGGTCACTCGCGCTGATGTACGGCGGCCCGTTCTACCGGTCGTTCGCGGCGCTCACCGAGGCCGTCCGCAGCGGCGAGGAGTCCTACGCGAAGGTCTTCGGCAGCCACCACTTCGCGCACATGGCCGCCGACCCGGCCCTCGCTGAGCTGTTCCACCAGTCCATGGCCGCCAGCAACGCGGTGTTCGCCGGAGTCACCAGGGGCATCGACTTCTCCGCGGCGCGCACCGTTGTCGACGTGGCCGGGGGCAACGGCGAGCTGCTGGCCCGCATCCTGCTCGCCAACCCGGCGCTGCGCGGTGTGCTGATGGACCGCCCGCACGCGTTGGCCGCCGCGGAGTCACGGCTTGCCGAGGTGGCCGACCGCGTCACCCTGGTCCCCGGCGACTTCACCGAATCGGTCCCGAACACCGGCGACGTCTACCTGCTCTCCCGCGTACTGCACGACTGGGACGACGCGCAATGCCGCACCATCCTGGCCACCTGCGCGCGGAACATGCCGGCACACGCGGAGTTGCTGGTGATCGAGCGCCTGCTGCCGGAATCGGGAGACTCCGGTTCCCTCGCCATTCCGTGGGACATCCACATGCTGTGCAACACCGGTGGACGCGAGCGGACCGAATCCCACTACCGCGCCTTGCTGGCCGACGCCGGGTTCGAGCTGCTCGATGCGCGCCCCCTGCCGCTGGACGCGCACGTCATGCGCGCTCGGCGGCTGGACAACGGCGCGGTCGGCCGGGTGCCGGAGCAACGGGACACGGTCTGA
- a CDS encoding GAF domain-containing protein: MRFPERHLQRVFAEFPDILTADVGITDFLGALARCSVGLLGVTASGILLADRDGAANLVAATTDETRVLGLSQLRNNEGPCVDACHSGKQVHCPDLAADNRWPTFTRAARAAGFAAVHALPMRLHEWTIGAMGLFSTRPGRLDIDVGELAQTLADVAATRIVSRHVVVSQEVAAAQLQKALDHRIAIAQAGRAPAQRLDITVGDGCPHAARLRPRPRSRTGRCLKRSHPSRAVPHATDTPSATTESAATARPPLTRGHDQRHDKANRPQGDVRRRSWEEHESNTESQGT; encoded by the coding sequence ATGCGCTTCCCGGAAAGGCACTTGCAGCGAGTCTTTGCCGAGTTCCCCGACATCCTGACCGCCGACGTCGGGATCACCGACTTCCTGGGCGCTCTCGCCCGGTGCAGCGTCGGCCTGCTCGGCGTCACAGCCAGCGGGATCCTGCTGGCCGACCGCGACGGTGCCGCGAACCTGGTGGCCGCCACCACTGACGAGACCCGCGTGCTGGGGCTGTCCCAACTGAGGAACAACGAGGGTCCGTGCGTGGACGCCTGCCACAGCGGGAAGCAGGTGCACTGCCCCGACCTGGCTGCCGACAACCGCTGGCCGACCTTCACCCGGGCCGCGAGGGCAGCCGGGTTCGCCGCGGTCCATGCCCTGCCGATGCGGCTACACGAATGGACCATCGGGGCGATGGGACTGTTCTCCACCCGGCCTGGTCGGCTCGACATCGACGTCGGCGAGCTCGCCCAGACCCTGGCCGACGTCGCCGCCACGCGCATCGTGAGCAGGCACGTCGTCGTCAGCCAGGAGGTGGCCGCCGCGCAGCTCCAGAAGGCCCTCGACCATCGGATCGCGATCGCACAGGCCGGGAGAGCGCCAGCCCAGCGCCTGGACATCACCGTCGGCGACGGTTGTCCGCATGCTGCGCGCCTACGCCCACGACCACGATCGCGAACTGGCCGATGTCTCAAGCGCAGTCACCCGAGCCGAGCTGTCCCTCACGCCACGGACACTCCCTCTGCCACGACAGAGTCCGCCGCTACCGCGCGACCTCCCTTGACGAGAGGCCACGATCAACGACACGACAAGGCGAACCGACCACAAGGCGATGTGCGGCGGAGATCCTGGGAAGAGCACGAGAGCAATACCGAATCGCAGGGGACGTGA